AGTGCCTCCGCGGTGCACCGCCAAACGCGCGACCACTGTTGCTGCCGAGCGGACACCGTCATTCGACGCAACCAGGTGTCGCGCACCCGAAGGTCGGCGCAGCCAGCCATCAGCTCCGCCAGCTCAGCATCCGTTGGTGCATGCTGGGCGGTGACCAACAGCTGTAAGCGGAGCAGGCAGTTGTCCCGCTACACCTCGCGATCACCACTACTGGACGGCACCCTGATCGACCCACTGTCCGGGCCGGATTGCACTTCGGCGACGACATCTGCCCGACGGGGCAACGGTGCCGCACCAGCGACGATGAGTTGCAGCGCTGGCTCGGAGGCAGCAACAGTAGGTAGCGGGTGAGCAGCACATCCCGCCGCAGCGCAACTGAGGCCAATCCAACTCTTGGCTGTGGCATGACCTGCCCACAACAGCCGCGGCGATTCGCCACTGGCAGCGAAACTAGCTGCCAGTTGGCCAAGTGGGTCCGTTGGGTCACCGGAACACCCAGCGGCCACCAGCACCACGGCTGCTGGATCAACCGCTGCGCACCGCTGCTGAATCGCCGCCATGGTGGCGCTGGGATGAGTGGTGGCGGCCGCCCAGTCCAATCGCAACGTCAACACCACTCGTTGATCGTCACCAATCATTACGGCCACCAGGCTGTCCTGTGGGTGGAAGCCCATCAAATACGGAATCGCAACTACTAGTGGACCGGGGTCGAAGCCGGTTGCGCGGACATCTGGGCAGCTGTGCGGGTTCATGTCGGCCACTGTGGTGGTGTGACCGGGGGAACAGATCGGTGACGACTCAACTGTGAGCGGGGCCCTAATCAGCTAGTTGTGGATGCCGGCACTTTGGCGTGTCGGTCCCCCACCCTGTTTTCCGATTTCCCTAGGGTCAAGGCAGAGCCCGAGGTTCGACAGAGGGGAAGCTGTCGGACCTCGGGTTCTTCCATGACCGCTCTCACTGCTGGGCCCACGAACTGTCTGGCGGCACCCGCGCACGGACGAGTTGTCAGGTAGGGGTCG
This genomic interval from Actinomycetes bacterium contains the following:
- a CDS encoding DUF4192 domain-containing protein, with the translated sequence MNPHSCPDVRATGFDPGPLVVAIPYLMGFHPQDSLVAVMIGDDQRVVLTLRLDWAAATTHPSATMAAIQQRCAAVDPAAVVLVAAGCSGDPTDPLGQLAASFAASGESPRLLWAGHATAKSWIGLSCAAAGCAAHPLPTVAASEPALQLIVAGAAPLPRRADVVAEVQSGPDSGSIRVPSSSGDREV